From the Deltaproteobacteria bacterium genome, one window contains:
- a CDS encoding NAD(P)H-dependent oxidoreductase subunit E, whose translation MEAAVLESVRQEAEKVGAVMVVGAGISGMQSALDLANAGFKVYLVDKNISIGGVMAQLDKTFPTNDCSTCMISPKLIEVAGNPNIEIITRSRVKGVQGQPGHFQVTLHKEPRYIDEEKCNACGVCTANCPVRNEVFLPEKHKPEVDWKDPEEEHFIKEVIDRYREERGNLLPILLAINTRFKWLPPYSLSYVADELDLSLAQVLRVATFYNAFSLTPRGRHVIQICLGTGCFVKGSPALLDRLEKQLGIQSGATTEDRRFTLETVRCIGCCALAPAIRIDQDTYGNLKLNQIPHIIENYQ comes from the coding sequence ATGGAAGCAGCTGTCTTGGAATCTGTCCGTCAGGAAGCCGAAAAGGTTGGGGCCGTAATGGTCGTCGGGGCCGGCATCTCCGGGATGCAATCGGCCCTGGATCTGGCCAATGCCGGTTTCAAAGTCTACCTGGTGGATAAGAACATCAGTATCGGCGGAGTCATGGCCCAGTTGGACAAGACCTTTCCGACCAATGATTGTTCCACCTGCATGATCTCTCCGAAATTGATTGAAGTGGCCGGGAATCCCAATATTGAAATCATCACCCGCAGCCGGGTTAAAGGGGTACAAGGGCAGCCGGGGCATTTTCAGGTAACCCTGCATAAAGAACCCCGCTATATCGATGAAGAAAAATGCAATGCTTGCGGGGTTTGCACAGCCAACTGCCCGGTGAGAAACGAGGTGTTTCTTCCTGAAAAACATAAACCCGAAGTGGACTGGAAAGACCCCGAAGAAGAGCATTTCATCAAAGAGGTCATTGACCGATACCGGGAGGAACGGGGGAACCTGTTGCCCATCCTGCTGGCCATCAATACCCGGTTCAAGTGGCTTCCTCCTTACAGCCTTTCCTATGTGGCCGATGAATTGGACCTTTCTCTGGCCCAGGTCCTTCGGGTGGCCACCTTTTATAATGCCTTCAGTCTAACCCCAAGAGGGCGTCATGTCATCCAGATCTGCCTGGGTACGGGATGTTTTGTAAAAGGGTCCCCGGCTCTGTTGGACCGGCTGGAAAAACAACTCGGCATTCAGTCCGGGGCCACCACCGAGGACCGGCGTTTTACCCTGGAAACCGTCCGCTGCATCGGTTGTTGCGCCCTGGCCCCGGCCATTCGGATCGACCAGGATACTTATGGGAATCTGAAGCTCAATCAGATCCCTCATATTATTGAGAACTATCAATAG
- a CDS encoding CoB--CoM heterodisulfide reductase iron-sulfur subunit B family protein, producing MKVSYYPGCSLEATARDYQESLSYVCGHLGIDLTEIPDWSCCGASAAHSTDEFLSIALPGRNLALAEQTGLDVVVPCPLCFNRLKTAGQALQKGPDKNQPYRFSGKIKVWDLLDFLSQPEWLSLIQAKVQQPLKGLSLVSYYGCMANRPPKITEAGQPENPQNMDTLLKALGATVHDWSYKTDCCGASHTVSRPDIVHTLVQRLYERALETGAEAIVVSCQMCQANLDMPQTKISEIFGKRYDLPIYYYTELIGVSWKAPEARTWLSRHLVNPVLLLERKGLV from the coding sequence ATGAAAGTCTCCTACTACCCTGGATGTTCTTTAGAAGCAACGGCCAGAGATTATCAGGAATCGTTGTCCTATGTTTGCGGGCACCTGGGGATTGATCTGACCGAAATACCGGATTGGAGTTGTTGCGGTGCTTCGGCTGCCCATAGCACCGATGAATTTTTATCCATCGCCCTGCCCGGTCGTAATCTGGCCCTGGCCGAGCAGACCGGACTGGACGTAGTCGTCCCCTGCCCCCTGTGTTTTAACCGGTTGAAGACCGCCGGGCAGGCCCTGCAAAAAGGACCCGACAAAAATCAACCTTATCGCTTTTCCGGAAAAATCAAGGTCTGGGACCTGCTGGATTTCCTCAGTCAGCCCGAATGGCTTTCCTTGATTCAAGCCAAAGTCCAGCAACCCTTAAAGGGATTATCATTGGTGAGTTACTATGGGTGCATGGCCAACAGACCTCCCAAAATAACCGAAGCCGGTCAACCGGAAAATCCCCAGAACATGGATACCCTCCTTAAGGCCCTGGGGGCCACAGTCCATGACTGGTCTTATAAAACCGATTGTTGCGGCGCCAGCCATACGGTGTCCCGACCGGACATTGTCCACACCCTGGTCCAACGCCTTTATGAGAGGGCTTTGGAAACGGGTGCCGAGGCCATCGTGGTCTCCTGCCAGATGTGCCAGGCCAACCTGGATATGCCTCAAACCAAGATTTCGGAGATTTTTGGGAAACGATACGATTTGCCGATCTATTATTATACGGAATTGATCGGAGTTTCCTGGAAGGCCCCTGAGGCCAGGACCTGGCTTTCACGGCACCTGGTGAATCCGGTGCTTCTTTTGGAGCGAAAGGGATTGGTTTAA
- a CDS encoding NADH-quinone oxidoreductase subunit NuoF, which produces MRIQSLQDLDALKQKGLALTYPEKTKIFVGLATCGISAGAEKVFQTLQEEINNAGLDFVVDRTGCIGYCQREPLVDVILPGKPRLTYERMNPEKVKKLISALKEDRIYEEGLLCRMDQDEFLIENAFRKYTGNGMPPGYEKLPAYEELPFFKKQRKIALRNCGFINPERIEEYIGRGGYKALFKVLTEMNWEEVIAEIKKAGLRGRGGAGFSTGLKWEFCRKAPGDTKYVICNADEGDPGAFMDRSILEGDPHTVIEGMAIGAYAMGAQEGYLYVRAEYPLAIKHLQIAIAQAEAYGLLGNNIFGTDFNFKLKIREGAGAFVCGEETALIASIEGKVGEPRPRPPFPAQRGLWDCPTNINNVKTWSHIAPIMARGAAWYAQMGTETARGTTVFSLVGKVKNTGLVEIPLGIPLKEMIFDIGGGIQDDRPLKAVQTGGPSGGCIPTRLMDTSVDYESLGRLGSIMGSGGMIVMDEGTCMVDLAKYFISFTMEESCGKCTPCREGTKRLFEILTDISQGKGTEKDLIALEELALYVKDVSLCGLGGTAPNPVLTALRYFKDEYLAHIVERRCPAGVCKDLITYSINPEKCTGCMACARNCPTECITGEKKTPHVIDPLKCVRCGACREFCKFGAIQVF; this is translated from the coding sequence ATGAGAATACAGAGTTTGCAGGACTTGGATGCCTTGAAGCAAAAAGGCCTGGCCCTGACCTATCCGGAAAAGACCAAAATCTTTGTGGGTCTGGCCACCTGTGGTATTTCAGCCGGCGCCGAAAAGGTTTTTCAAACCCTTCAGGAAGAAATAAATAATGCCGGTCTGGACTTTGTGGTGGATCGAACCGGGTGTATCGGTTATTGCCAGCGGGAACCTCTGGTGGATGTCATCCTTCCCGGGAAACCCCGCCTGACCTATGAGCGCATGAATCCGGAAAAAGTCAAAAAACTGATCTCCGCCCTGAAAGAGGACCGGATCTATGAAGAAGGGCTTCTCTGCCGGATGGATCAGGACGAATTTCTCATTGAAAATGCTTTTCGGAAATATACCGGCAATGGGATGCCACCAGGATATGAGAAACTCCCGGCCTATGAGGAATTGCCTTTTTTTAAAAAACAACGCAAGATCGCCCTTCGAAACTGTGGTTTCATCAACCCCGAGCGGATAGAAGAATATATCGGCCGGGGAGGATATAAGGCCCTTTTCAAAGTTCTGACCGAAATGAATTGGGAAGAAGTGATTGCCGAGATTAAAAAGGCCGGCCTGCGGGGCCGCGGCGGGGCCGGATTTTCCACAGGACTTAAATGGGAATTCTGCCGTAAAGCACCCGGGGATACCAAGTATGTCATTTGCAATGCCGACGAAGGCGATCCCGGGGCCTTTATGGACCGCAGTATCCTGGAAGGAGACCCCCATACCGTCATCGAAGGTATGGCTATCGGGGCCTATGCCATGGGTGCCCAGGAAGGGTATCTCTATGTCCGGGCCGAATATCCCCTGGCCATCAAGCACCTGCAAATCGCCATTGCCCAGGCCGAGGCCTACGGCCTCCTGGGAAACAATATCTTCGGAACGGATTTCAACTTCAAACTCAAGATCAGGGAAGGGGCCGGGGCCTTTGTCTGTGGCGAGGAAACGGCCTTGATCGCTTCCATCGAGGGCAAGGTCGGAGAACCCCGACCACGCCCGCCTTTTCCGGCCCAGCGCGGTCTTTGGGATTGTCCGACCAATATTAACAATGTCAAAACCTGGTCCCATATCGCCCCCATCATGGCCCGGGGGGCGGCATGGTATGCCCAGATGGGCACGGAAACGGCCAGGGGGACCACGGTCTTTTCTCTGGTAGGGAAGGTTAAAAATACCGGCCTGGTAGAAATCCCCCTGGGCATCCCCTTGAAGGAAATGATTTTTGACATTGGAGGAGGCATCCAGGATGACCGGCCTCTGAAAGCCGTTCAGACCGGAGGGCCTTCCGGAGGGTGTATTCCCACCCGGTTAATGGATACGTCGGTAGATTACGAATCCCTGGGCCGCTTAGGATCCATCATGGGTTCAGGCGGTATGATTGTTATGGACGAAGGGACCTGCATGGTCGACCTGGCCAAGTATTTCATCTCCTTTACCATGGAGGAATCCTGCGGTAAGTGCACCCCCTGCCGGGAAGGGACCAAGCGGTTATTCGAAATCCTGACCGACATCTCTCAAGGCAAAGGAACGGAAAAAGACCTGATCGCTTTGGAGGAACTGGCCCTTTATGTCAAGGATGTATCCCTTTGTGGTCTCGGAGGAACCGCCCCTAACCCGGTATTAACGGCTTTACGTTATTTCAAAGATGAATATTTGGCCCATATTGTTGAGCGGCGTTGTCCGGCCGGCGTTTGTAAAGATCTGATCACCTATAGCATTAACCCGGAAAAATGCACCGGTTGTATGGCTTGCGCCCGAAATTGTCCCACGGAATGTATTACCGGCGAAAAGAAAACCCCCCACGTGATTGATCCCTTGAAATGCGTCCGTTGCGGGGCCTGCAGGGAATTCTGTAAATTCGGGGCGATTCAGGTTTTTTAA